The Nocardioides humi genome includes a region encoding these proteins:
- the fabG gene encoding 3-oxoacyl-ACP reductase FabG — protein MSTTTDQQPRVAVVTGAGSGIGAACAQRLALDGHAVAVVDRDLDAARLTADLVTRDGGTAVAYGADVCDSPVVTSTVESIVTDLGPVGILVNNAGILRDAMLFKLAEEDWDSVIDVHLKGAYLFSRAAQRTMVEQRYGRIVNMSSTSALGNRGQANYAAAKAGIQGFTRTLALELGPFGVTVNAVGPGFIETAMTRSVAERTGADFEALRGRMAESVATRRTGQPSDVARAVSFLAAEDAGFITGQCLYVDGGLTLPSLPA, from the coding sequence ATGAGCACCACCACCGATCAGCAGCCCCGAGTTGCTGTTGTGACAGGAGCAGGCTCCGGGATCGGGGCAGCGTGCGCCCAGCGCCTCGCCCTCGACGGCCACGCCGTCGCGGTCGTCGACCGCGACCTCGACGCGGCTCGGCTCACCGCGGACCTGGTCACCCGCGATGGCGGAACGGCCGTGGCGTACGGCGCAGACGTCTGCGACTCCCCTGTCGTCACATCGACGGTCGAGAGCATCGTGACCGATCTCGGCCCCGTCGGCATCCTGGTCAACAATGCAGGCATCCTGCGCGACGCGATGCTCTTCAAACTGGCCGAGGAAGACTGGGACTCGGTGATCGACGTCCACCTCAAGGGCGCCTATCTGTTCAGCAGGGCCGCGCAACGCACGATGGTCGAACAGCGCTACGGCCGGATCGTGAACATGTCCTCGACCTCGGCCCTCGGCAATCGCGGCCAGGCGAACTACGCAGCGGCGAAGGCCGGGATCCAGGGGTTCACCCGCACGCTTGCTCTGGAACTCGGTCCGTTCGGCGTCACCGTCAACGCCGTCGGCCCGGGCTTCATCGAGACGGCGATGACCAGGTCGGTGGCCGAACGCACAGGTGCCGACTTCGAGGCGCTCAGGGGACGGATGGCCGAGTCGGTTGCGACCCGGCGCACGGGCCAGCCCTCCGATGTCGCCCGCGCCGTCAGCTTCCTGGCAGCCGAGGACGCGGGCTTCATCACGGGGCAGTGCCTGTACGTCGACGGCGGACTGACCCTGCCAAGCCTGCCCGCCTGA
- a CDS encoding ferredoxin, whose translation MRVRVDQAKCMGHGVCCVNAPDIFKIGDDDHAYVESEVVPAGREEAAQMGAQNCPEQAIDVEE comes from the coding sequence ATGCGAGTGCGTGTCGACCAGGCCAAGTGCATGGGGCACGGCGTTTGCTGTGTCAATGCCCCTGACATCTTCAAGATCGGCGACGACGACCACGCCTATGTGGAGAGCGAAGTCGTTCCGGCCGGCCGCGAGGAAGCCGCCCAGATGGGCGCACAGAACTGCCCGGAACAGGCGATCGATGTCGAGGAGTGA